Proteins from a genomic interval of Pithys albifrons albifrons isolate INPA30051 chromosome 15, PitAlb_v1, whole genome shotgun sequence:
- the GPRIN1 gene encoding G protein-regulated inducer of neurite outgrowth 1 has translation MGSAKEPEGLQVLSCQAGAEETCDPSATSPGCSPAGECLPGSGCATGARAMRTCCVAESEAQSTTSGSAAEKKLPSSMGPVPGTLLQDTGTDQSVAVATGSCGGPSGTAPARSPTGMGVPNAQKENTAPTSPLPDPCLKATNKDMGSTPGPVKHVAFVESAAGTGTAELPSQEQPQGGTGTSLGAVPQPKNSEAPKHPQGGTADPPSTSTVGSGGPSEAELSSTTLGQGKAERSLTQGAGAGSSQQPQTAKSYSFEVTPPQDAGTQDMGTQVDSRASLVSVALSPMSPPGGAAAFTFPKREMGSVAPHLEPSKKDAEMQVSMPVEMRSVATGPMTPVAKSPQTSYPEVQVKGTVVEVVEEAPEPIREVSWDEKGMTWEVYGASMEVEVLGMAIQKHLEKQIEEHGRQVVVTPQSTRTGSVKGGPRKGEAKRQPSVFRALLQNVRRPRCCSRTGPAME, from the coding sequence ATGGGCAGCGCTAAGGagcctgaggggctgcaggtgctgagttgccaggctggggctgaggagaCCTGTgaccccagtgccacctcccctGGCTGCTCACCGGCAGGGGAGTGcctgcctggctctggctgtgccacaggagcCCGTGCCATGCGGACCTGCTGTGTGGCTGAGTCAGAGGCTCAGAGCACCACGTCAGgctcagcagcagagaagaAGTTGCCATCATCAATGGGACCAGTTCCTGGCACACTTCTCCAGGACACTGGCACAGATCAGAGTGTGGCAGTAGCAACAGGGAGCTGTGGAGGACCaagtggcactgcccctgcccgTAGTCCCACAGGGATGGGGGTCCCCAATGCCCAGAAGGAGAACACAGCCCCCACTTCCCCCCTCCCTGATCCCTGCCTCAAGGCAACCAACAAGGACATGGGAAGCACACCGGGTCCTGTCAAACATGTGGCATTTGTGGAATctgctgcaggcactgggacAGCTGAACTGCCAAGCCAGGAGCAGCctcagggtggcacagggacctccctgggtgctgtgccccagccGAAGAATAGTGAGGCTCCCAAGCATCCTCAGGGAGGCACAGCAGACccccccagcaccagcactgtgGGGAGTGGGGGCCCAAGTGAGGCAGAACTGAGCTCTACCACCCTGGGCCAGGGAAAAGCCGAGCGGAGCTTAACCCAGGGTGCgggtgctgggagcagccagcaGCCCCAAACAGCCAAGTCCTACTCCTTTGAGGTGACCCCACCACAGGATGCTGGGACacaggacatggggacacaAGTAGACAGCCGAGCATCCCTGGTGTCAGTGGCCTTGAGCCCCATGAGCCCCCCGGGCGGGGCTGCTGCTTTCACCTTCCCCAAGAGAGAGATGGGCTCTGTAGCCCCACACCTGGAGCCCTCCAAGAAGGACGCAGAGATGCAGGTGTCCATGCCAGTGGAGATGCGCTCAGTGGCCACTGGGCCGATGACGCCAGTGGCCAAGTCCCCACAGACCTCATATCCTGAGGTGCAGGTGAAGGGGACCGTGGtggaggtggtggaggaggCTCCTGAGCCCATTCGGGAGGTGAGCTGGGATGAGAAGGGGATGACGTGGGAGGTGTATGGGGCCTCCATGGAGGTGGAGGTGCTGGGCATGGCAATCCAAAAGCACCTGGAGAAGCAGATCGAGGAGCATGGGCGGCAAGTGGTGGTGACCCCACAGAGCACCCGCACTGGCTCTGTCAAGGGAGGTCCCCGCAAAGGTGAGGCGAAGAGGCAGCCCAGTGTCTTTCGGGCTTTGCTGCAAAATGTCCGGCGGCCCCGGTGCTGCTCCCGCACCGGCCCTGCCATGGAGTGA